The Scomber scombrus chromosome 22, fScoSco1.1, whole genome shotgun sequence genome has a window encoding:
- the ndufa5 gene encoding NADH dehydrogenase [ubiquinone] 1 alpha subcomplex subunit 5, producing the protein MAGLLKKTTGLVGLAVSQNPHERLRALYTKILASLQTMPQDAAYRKYTEQLVSERFAHVTAEPDVEKLEQKINCGQIEEVIFQAECELALSRKMSEWKPWEPLVEEPPPNQWKWPI; encoded by the exons ACGACTGGCCTGGTGGGTCTGGCCGTGTCCCAAAACCCTCATGAG CGTCTCAGGGCTCTGTACACTAAGATTCTGGCGTCGCTGCAGACCATGCCACAAGACGCCGCCTACAGGAAGTACACGGAGCAGCTGGTCAGCGAGAGGTTCGCCCACGTCACAGCG GAACCTGATGTAGAGAAGCTGGAGCAGAAGATCAACTGTGGACAAATTGAAGAAGTTATTTTCCAG gcgGAGTGTGAGCTGGCTCTGTCCAGGAAGATGTCCGAATGGAAACCGTGGGAGCCGCTGGTAGAAGAGCCTCCTCCCAACCAATGGAAATGGCCCATCTGA